The Macadamia integrifolia cultivar HAES 741 chromosome 4, SCU_Mint_v3, whole genome shotgun sequence genome contains the following window.
GCTCTATGATGACACTGTTAATCAGCTTAATCGTGTGTTATTGTCTAATAGTTGGGAAGATACTCAAACATGGCTTAGTGCAGCAGTTGCCAatgaagagacatgcaaaaatGGGTTCATGGAGCTCAACTCAGCTTCATATTTGTCTTCCTTACCTTCCATGTTGAGTAATTTCTCAAAGTTACTTAGTAACTCTCTTGCTATCAACAACCAGGAAGCTTCAACTTCATCATTGGCTAGTAAACCAGGTGGTGGTAGAAGATTACTTGCTGGTGGGTTCCCTTCATGGGTCTCAGCTGGTGATAGAAAGCTTCTTAAGTCATCAACAGCAGCCTCACAAGCCAATATAGTGGTGGCAGCTGATGGGTCTGGTAATTATAAAACCATCTCTGAGGCTTTGTCTGCTTCATCCAATTTAAGGAGTGGGACTTCAAGATTTGTTATATATGTGAAGAAGGGCACTTATAAGGAGAATGTTCAGATTACAAAGTCAATGAAGAATATAATGCTAATAGGAGATGGGATTGATGCCACCATAGTTACAGGTAGTAAGAATGTCCAAGATGGTTCCACCACTTTCAAGTCGGCCACAGTTGGTAAGCTTTCTTTCTTGAATCTTCTGGTTAATCATCAGTTCTTGTTCTTTCTTGCTTTTGTCCTCCTTGCAAGGGTTGAAGAGAATTAGTCGTTAGTtgtttttgaagttttttctatattttatacCGTAATATCTATTCTAAATAAGCTTCTTTAagatttctttcttccattttttaaaatttgcaTCTTAAATTAAGGCTCATTCGTTCCATCAGTATTCACCAACTCAAgaaattttattacatttcTAACTGTTCCTTTATTGTTCTCTATATGTCTAATCAAGACCTTCTAGATGTTCTCTTCTGTTgcataaatttgattttttatttatttttttgctataaaTCAGCAAATGAATATTAATGAAATAGGTCGCCAAGTTGAGCCCTTCTTACAATCCTCTCTCTGGATGTTAAAGAACTTTTCTGTTATCCCAGCCAAAGAAATTGAATCTCGAAGGGCATTTATGAATCCAAAGAATAAGAAGTGAatcattctatttctttgactgtGAGCCTTAGTAACAGGAAAATTCCTGTAACCTAGGGTAGCAATGAAAGTTTTTTCAAAGATGTGAACGGGAGAGTCCAGATTAGGTTCTCGTACAGGCATGTGACTGACACCTGGATTCCATTAAGGCCAAAGTCCAATGCATTGAAAAAGTAACTTAATGGAATCCAATTACCCTTCACAGGCATGTACGAGAATATTCTTGTATGAGGACCTGATCTCACTTCAATATGAGAGACCTCATACATGCGAGAGCCTCGTGTACCGAGTATACCCTTATGTTTAATTGAGAACCCTAGTTTtttatgtattattttttttttaagtcatttTCCAACTAGACAGGGTTCCACATCTGGTTAGTTCTCGGGCTTTGACTTTAAACTCtacatttttcatttaataatataacataatataataatatgggattttttaataagaaaggaaataagGATCTGATCAGAGATTATGGTATACTACCTCTTCCTCCAATGATAACTTACAAAtgctattttcttcttttcagcCGCCGTGGGCGACGGCTTCATAGCCAAGAACATGACCTTCCAAAACACGGCCGGACCTCAGAAGTATCAAGCAGTTGCATTCCGTTCAAGCTCAGATCTATCAGTATTCTATCATGTTAGCTTCAAAGGTTACCAAGACACTTTATATGTCTACTCTCAACGCCAATTCTACCGAAACTGCGACATCTATGGCACCGTAGACTTCATTTTCGGCGACGCCGTCGTTGTGTTCCAGAGATGCAACATCTATCCAAGAAAACCATTGAGTGGCCAAGAGAACACAGTGACTGCTCAAGGCAGATCAGATCCGAATGAGAACACCGGAATTTCGATCCATGATTGCCAAATTACGGCAGCTTCGGACTTAAAAGCAGTCCAGAGTTCAGTTAAAACTTACTTGGGAAGGCCATGGAAGGAATACTCAAGAACTGTAGTAATGAAGACTTATCTAGATAGCTTGATTGATCCAGCGGGGTGGCTTGAATGGAGTGGCGATTTTGCTTTAAGTACTCTTTACTATGGAGAGTATGAGAATACTGGTTCGGGTTCTAACACAAGCGAACGAGTGAATTGGAAGGGTTATCACATCATGAGCACCTCTGAGGCCCAAAACTTCACAGTAGCAAACTTCTTGGGTGGTGGTACTTGGATTTCTTCAGCCGGAGTTCCATACACTTCCGGGCTATAATTAAGTCTATAATTTAAGTTCTTCTACCGGAGTCATCTCTCTTGTTTCATGCAATTGTGATCTATCGTGGTTTGTGTTCAATTCCCTTTGTATAGAATAGGCAATAAAGATGCTTTCCATGTAtgtattcatttttttatttttttattttttctcttttaaattaGTAACACATCATTTTATTCTGCATCCAAAAGGAAATAATGTATGAAActatttaatattattattgtatTAGCTATATAAGGTaatttgtagttttttttttggttgaattgagagaaaaaaaacaaaaaacaaaaaacaaaacaaaacaaaagactaAGCCATAACGAATCCAAGGGTTAGGAGCCCTAACATCGGCCACTAtaaacaaaattacaaaaagggAATACATCCAAAATTGAGAGATGGACAAAACAAACACCAAAGTTGGGGTACATGAAAACTAGGAGAGGTAGCAACAAGACGGAGATCCTAAGAAGAGGTCAGATGTCTATTTCTGCTTAAGTCAGGACACACTACAAAATTGTGAAGAAATTTGTagttcatttctcttttttattttaatccatGCTCAATCTCAACATTTCTTCCGTTTTTATGGATCTCGACACAATAGTAAGGTTCTTCCATTACGACTTAGTGATGATCACGGATTCAAATCAAGAAACAACCTCTCCACGAAATGGAGTTAAGTCTCCTCAGACACAACAATGGCAAGAACCACATACATTGAGTacacccttctttttttttttttatatgatatgGTGTTGTCACAATTGACAACCCTATAAACAAATACATGAAGAAAGGCACTCATAAGacttaaggggaaaaaaaaaaaaagattatccATGAAGACCGAAAACTTAACTTCTACTACTTCCTTGTTTCATGGGAATGATTCAGAAAATGGAAGTTTTGGGCTCTTTTATAAGGCTTACTAGGGGAGCTTAAACGCGTTTAGAGctttaaaaaatgatgtttaGGACATGCATGCGCTTCAACGCTTATGTGAAAAAGAATATTATTGGCTAAAATGGACCAAGAAATTCTGAAACCCACTTAATGCCATTGGACTTACAAACTCTGAGTTGGTTTCCAAAAACTTCTCCATGAAGACTATGTCAAATTACAACTCTCCAGTGAAGGTTGTGTCTGGGCTCACAGTATTAATTAGATTAAGATAAGTTTTTGGAGATGGACTAATTTGTTTGACCAATTAGTTTATTGATCAAAATAAACACAAATTAGCATGTATAACATAGATTAATTCTTTCTAGGGGAGGAGTAGTTTGGTGTCATTGAAACAAAGAATTTGCTAATGACCTACAGTTATTGAAGTGCTTATGAAATGGATTTTGAAGAAAATGACTGGTTGGTAGGATAATAATTCAAGTGAGAAAGAATGGTATCCGGTGTTGTTCTCTATGCCCTCTCATACTATCTCATAAAATGACCCCTGCCCTTACGTGCTCTTTGGTGAATACCCATACGCACCTGAAAGggtatatcaatatatatatatatatatatatattaaatttaaataatttccCAACAATGTGAATTGATACATCATCCTTTTATATGGCACACAACTACGAGGATTATCCATCGATTTTATAGTCTTATCGATTGGTaatcaaattttgtggataCATAATTCATGTCACCTTCTAGTGGTATGGTAAGTTCCagtctcaaaatttattttcttgtgaATTAAAATCATGTTTAAGAGAGTAAAAGGAAAATTGTATAACAAATAATATTAAAGGTATGACTGATTAAATTAATTCTTAGAATATAAGGTCAAACTTCTGAAAATATGGATCATAAATTTGATATGTATATGATAAAATTTGATATATTTTCTATCAACGTGAAACCAACCTTGTCCGTAGTACGTACTAGATAGAATATTCTAAAGTCTGAATTTCAAAACTTTGAGTCTTAAAGTTAATAGAGATagtagcgaaaaaaaaaaaaaaatgatgtgtgCATGGTGAAATTGACATGTCAGTCAATTCACATGCAAAATCAACCTTGTACCTACTTGGTAAACTTTTTATCCATCAATGAGTGGGAACCTCTTGCTACCACATGGAGAGATGATTTGGTCATACAAACATGATGGCGAATTCTTTAGATAGGTGACGTATCAAATTTGACAACCCATTTTAACAATATATACAACCCTAGCTAGGTAAggtttttattggtttcatgaGTTCAGAATAATTGCATTCCTACTAATGACTTAAAAATATTGGGGGCTATCTCCTTCTGGGGCTGTATTCaatctctcctttttttaaatgtatttatttattataaaaaaaaattattaggaTCTTgttaaatatatttaaaaaaaaaattaaaagaaaaaagaaagtctGAATGAGTTGAATTCTGCAAAACTTGTAATCTTTGTCATTAAATTAATCA
Protein-coding sequences here:
- the LOC122077541 gene encoding pectinesterase-like — its product is MDKLFVVLGLVSASLLVFASRVANCDTISSCTQTPYPRVCNSFISSNPLVASKGFLNVSLTVTLNQAQLAHSLISAMDLSSFDELAKVAWTDCLELYDDTVNQLNRVLLSNSWEDTQTWLSAAVANEETCKNGFMELNSASYLSSLPSMLSNFSKLLSNSLAINNQEASTSSLASKPGGGRRLLAGGFPSWVSAGDRKLLKSSTAASQANIVVAADGSGNYKTISEALSASSNLRSGTSRFVIYVKKGTYKENVQITKSMKNIMLIGDGIDATIVTGSKNVQDGSTTFKSATVAAVGDGFIAKNMTFQNTAGPQKYQAVAFRSSSDLSVFYHVSFKGYQDTLYVYSQRQFYRNCDIYGTVDFIFGDAVVVFQRCNIYPRKPLSGQENTVTAQGRSDPNENTGISIHDCQITAASDLKAVQSSVKTYLGRPWKEYSRTVVMKTYLDSLIDPAGWLEWSGDFALSTLYYGEYENTGSGSNTSERVNWKGYHIMSTSEAQNFTVANFLGGGTWISSAGVPYTSGL